ACATGCTGTATGATGCAGGATCGGCCCACGGGACGGTGGTTTGGCTGATGATCATGCCGTGATCAGTCCAATCGGTAAGATTGGCTGATGAAAAAACATGATAATCTTCCATGCAAAACCAGCCCGGACGGCCATGACCGGGTGTTGCCTTAATATCGTGGGAAGGATAAACATACACCCTGTCGCCAAAAACACGGGCCGAAGGATCAGCCGTGAACTGGTCCCTGATTAGCGGGTTTTGTGCTGCCGATTGCCCGGCTATACCCGCTACAGATCCCAATAACAATAACCAAAATTTTAATTTTTTCATGCGGTGAATTTCCCGGTTGGGATTTTTGATCGTCAATTTTATTTAAACAGGATAGGCGCGAACTTGTAAAGATCATTTCGCCATACTGGCCAGGTATGCCCGCCCGGGTATTCGTAATAGGTATGCTTTATCTTCATCTCATCCAGTTTCCCGAGCATAAGCTGGCAGTTTTTATACGCAATATCTTCTTTACCGCCCATGGCAATCCAAAATGCTTTCAGGTTGGTATTGATCTTAGCAGTGTTTTTCTTCATAAAATCATACTGCGCATCGGCGATACTGTTTTGCATCGGTACAATCCATCCCGAGCTGAATACGCCAAGGTAGCTGAACATATCGTTGTTATATATGCCTGTGTAAAGCGTATTTAGCCCACCCATAGATAGCCCGGCCAAAGCACGGCCCTGGGCGTTACGTTCAACACGGTAATTTTTCTCTATAAATGGAATAATGCTCTGCTTTAATTCGTTTGCAAAGGTTTTAAGGCCGGCTTCGCCAAAACCCGCACCGCTAAAATTAGCATCGGGCATAATCACCAGCATTGGCTTAGCCTGTTTGGCGGCGATAAGGTTATCCATAATCATATCGGTTTTGCCCTGGGTTGCCCAGCCTGTTTCGTCCTCGCCGCCGCCATGTAATATGTACAATGCAGGGTATTTGGCCTGGCTGGCATCATAACCCGGTGGAGTATAAATAAACAGCCTCCGCCATGATTTGGTAACCGCCGAAAAATAGGTTTTTATACGGATCTCGCCATGCGGAACATTTTTTATAGCATAATATTCACCTCCTGCAAAAGGTATTTCAATACCGCTGGCCATACGCCCCATACCGTAAAAAGTTTGGCTGGATGGGTCGGCCATGGCTACGCCATCTATAATCATCGAATAATAATGAAAACCTTCGCCAATAGAATCGGTTGTAGCGGTCCAGAACCCGGCGCTGTCTTTTGTCATATCATATTTTTTTCCAAGATCAACTTGTACTTTTTGTGCATCCGGTGCCTTAAAACGGAATTGCACCCGGTGATCGGGCAGAATAAAAGGATATTTTGAACCCCTGATATTGGTTGAAGCCGGGCCGCCCAAAATCATGGTATTGAATTTATCAATATTAACAGGTTTAAACAGAAATTGCGAAAACAGGTAAAGATCATTTTTCCAAACCTTAAAATCATGGATGCCCGGTTCAACGCTGAAAATATGCGGAACGTTTTTCTGTTCGAGGTAGTCGTGGGTGCGTTTACTGAATGACATCAGTCCGTCATGATCGCCGCAGGAGATCCAGAGCAATTTCAGTTTGCTTTTGGCGGCTTCGGGATCAGGTACCAGCTCTTCAGGTTTTTTTGTGTTGGGTGCAGATGAAAATCCGCCAACCCAGGCAAATTTATCCAGGTTACCCAGGCCGAAATTGAGCGACTGTCCGCCACCCATCGATAAACCTGCCAGCGCGCGGTGCTCCCGGTCAGTATACACAGGATATTTTTTTTGGATGTATGGGATCAGATCGTCCAACAAGTCATGCTCGAAGGTTGCAAACGCCGCAACCTTGTCTGGTGCCATGATATTGCCTGTAGCGCGGTCATCTTTCATAGCGCGGCCGTTGGGTAACACCACAATCATCGGTTCCAGTTTTTTATCGGCATACAGGTTATCCAGTATTACCTGTGGCGTGCCCTGGTTAAGCCATTCAAACTCATCGCCGCCAATGCCATGCAGCAGGTACAGAACGGGGTACGTTTTTTTAGCAGTATAACCGGGCGGGAGATACACCACAGCACGGCGTTTAGCATCAACCGTTTTGGAGTTATAAGTAATGGTGTCTAATTTCCCATGCGCTATCCCGGTCCGGTAAGTATCGAATCCGGCAGGCGAGTGTTTAAGCGCAGGCTGCGAAATGGCCATTATAGCAGGTAAAATACCTATAGCGGTAAGGTAGGCTATCTTCTTCATAATTTTGATTACCTGTTAATCCAGACAGATGATCTGCCCGGATTAACAGTATGTTAAAGCGGATTATATGGTGTTGTTTTACTCGTAACGAGGAATACCCGAAAGTAGGTTAAGCAATTTCCGGTAGTTAACACAAATTATGATAATGATAAAACGAATGTTTAAGCTGTGAAAATAAATACGCCGGTGCTCCCCGCCGGTAATCACTAAAACTGATCGTTCTTTACCATAAATTACTAATATAGGTTTTAATTTCTTGATTTTGAGTTTGTTTTATTGTGTTGAAAGCTGCTTTGCGGTGCTTTTTTGAGCATCAATTGTAACAATGATATAGCTTTTTTTTCGTACGGGTTTGCGGATACATTCGTGGTATCAAAATATTGGTTTGTGGTAGCAATCCATGTCTGGTACGGATACTTTCGTAAGGCTGCAATCAGCGCCCGATTATAAACTTCTAAAATCAATCTTATAAACCATGCAATTAAAAATTTACTTACCCAAGCCGGTTACGGTGGTGGTGATGGCTTTAATTTTTTGCCTGCCAGCCCTCCGGAGCCCGGCTCAAAAACTAAAACTAAATAAACTGGGCTACTTTGAAACGCCCGGCGTAAACGTACTGGTATTCAGTAATCAATATAACGGAATTTTCCAGGACGAAAAAACTGCGGGCGTTGAACTGATTCACCACGGTGTGCGTACCATTACCGGCGGCGCGGTACGCCTGCAAAACACGCCCGAGCAATGGGACCTGGTACCTACGATGTCGAGCCGAAAGGTAGATAGTGTTAATCACCGTATAGATGTAACCATGCATTATGCCGATTATGATTTTGATTCGCGGATCAGCGTAGTATCAAAAGGTAATGGTGTTGAGTTGAGTTTATACCTCGATAAGCCTGTTCCGGAGAAGTTAGCCGGCAGGGCAGGGTTTAATCTCGAGGTAATCCCGTCCGCTTATTTTGAGAAAACATTTTTTGTTGACGGAAAACCGGGCGAGTTTCCTTTGTATCCGGCAGGCTTAACAAAAATGCTTCCTTCGGGTCAGAAGGTTCCTCAGTTTGCAGGCTTTAGCACCTTTGATGACCGAGGCCGCAACGAATTTATTGATCCGGCTCCGCTTGCTACCGGCAAAACGCTGGTGATGGCTCCTGAAGATCCTGAACGTAATATCAAAATCCAATCAGCTGATGCCGATCTGATGTTATTTGACGGCCGAAGCCTTGCGCAAAACGGTTGGTTTATTGTGCGTAGCCTGTTACCCGCCGGTAAAACCGGCAAGGTGTTAACCTGGTATATCGAGCCTAACGCCGTACCTAACTGGAAACGTGCGCCGGTAATTGAGTTTTCGCAGGTAGGTTATCGTCCGGAGCAACAAAAAACGGCCGTAATAGAACTTGATAAAAGTGATGCGCCGTTAAAAACCGCAACTCTTTTTGAGGTAACAGCCGACGGGAAATATATTGAACGGCTAAAATCAGACGTGCAGCACTGGGGCCAATTTACCCGCTATAATTATTTAAAGTTTGATTTCAGCAGCGTAAAAAAATCCGGTTTATATGTTATTGCCTACGGCAATCAAAAAACCAATGCCTTTCCTATTAATGCCAACGTTTATGAAAACATAGGGCACCCCACTATGGATGTCTGGTTCCCTGTTCAGATGGACCATATGATGGTGAATGAGGCCTACCGCGTGTGGCATGGCGCTCCGTTTTTGGATGATGCCTTGCAGGCTCCGCCCAATCATCAGCACTTTGATACTTACAAAATGGGGGCCACAACCGATACCAAATACAAACCGCTTGAGCGCATCCCCGGCCTTAACGTTGGGGGGTGGTTTGATGCCGGTGATTTTGACATCGAAACGCCATCGCATTGTAGCGTTGTACTAAGTTTTGCCGAGGCCTGGGAGAATTTTAAGATAGACCGTGATGAAACTTATGTTGATTACCCAACCCACTACGTTGATATACACCGGCCGGATGGTAAGCCCGATGTTTTACAGCAACTGGAACACGGTACGCTTGCACTGGTGGCGCAGGTAGTGAATATCGGCCACGCAGCGCGCGGAATTATTGTGCCAAACTTACACCAGTACCACCACCTTGGCGATGCGGTTAACGAAACAGACAATCTGCCTTACAATCCATTATTAAAACCTTATCAATCGGATGGTAAATCA
The sequence above is a segment of the Mucilaginibacter celer genome. Coding sequences within it:
- a CDS encoding alpha/beta hydrolase-fold protein; this translates as MKKIAYLTAIGILPAIMAISQPALKHSPAGFDTYRTGIAHGKLDTITYNSKTVDAKRRAVVYLPPGYTAKKTYPVLYLLHGIGGDEFEWLNQGTPQVILDNLYADKKLEPMIVVLPNGRAMKDDRATGNIMAPDKVAAFATFEHDLLDDLIPYIQKKYPVYTDREHRALAGLSMGGGQSLNFGLGNLDKFAWVGGFSSAPNTKKPEELVPDPEAAKSKLKLLWISCGDHDGLMSFSKRTHDYLEQKNVPHIFSVEPGIHDFKVWKNDLYLFSQFLFKPVNIDKFNTMILGGPASTNIRGSKYPFILPDHRVQFRFKAPDAQKVQVDLGKKYDMTKDSAGFWTATTDSIGEGFHYYSMIIDGVAMADPSSQTFYGMGRMASGIEIPFAGGEYYAIKNVPHGEIRIKTYFSAVTKSWRRLFIYTPPGYDASQAKYPALYILHGGGEDETGWATQGKTDMIMDNLIAAKQAKPMLVIMPDANFSGAGFGEAGLKTFANELKQSIIPFIEKNYRVERNAQGRALAGLSMGGLNTLYTGIYNNDMFSYLGVFSSGWIVPMQNSIADAQYDFMKKNTAKINTNLKAFWIAMGGKEDIAYKNCQLMLGKLDEMKIKHTYYEYPGGHTWPVWRNDLYKFAPILFK
- a CDS encoding glycoside hydrolase family 9 protein, with translation MQLKIYLPKPVTVVVMALIFCLPALRSPAQKLKLNKLGYFETPGVNVLVFSNQYNGIFQDEKTAGVELIHHGVRTITGGAVRLQNTPEQWDLVPTMSSRKVDSVNHRIDVTMHYADYDFDSRISVVSKGNGVELSLYLDKPVPEKLAGRAGFNLEVIPSAYFEKTFFVDGKPGEFPLYPAGLTKMLPSGQKVPQFAGFSTFDDRGRNEFIDPAPLATGKTLVMAPEDPERNIKIQSADADLMLFDGRSLAQNGWFIVRSLLPAGKTGKVLTWYIEPNAVPNWKRAPVIEFSQVGYRPEQQKTAVIELDKSDAPLKTATLFEVTADGKYIERLKSDVQHWGQFTRYNYLKFDFSSVKKSGLYVIAYGNQKTNAFPINANVYENIGHPTMDVWFPVQMDHMMVNEAYRVWHGAPFLDDALQAPPNHQHFDTYKMGATTDTKYKPLERIPGLNVGGWFDAGDFDIETPSHCSVVLSFAEAWENFKIDRDETYVDYPTHYVDIHRPDGKPDVLQQLEHGTLALVAQVVNIGHAARGIIVPNLHQYHHLGDAVNETDNLPYNPLLKPYQSDGKSSGTMDDRWAFTTRNIALDYQTAAALAAASRALKGYNDTLSVKSLQCARKLWLEDDSLKMHMDSAAKARNMFASGNEMQAALQLYITTKEPQFADHFKKMIMPMLDRFPGFVMINALHAYPYMDKDYQDKIAGYMQKYKASCDEYDKQNPYGVPVTPGGWGGSGQVINFAITNYYANKYFPNIIGQEYVYKGLNYIFGCHPYSNLSFVSAVGGRSKKVTYGNNRADFRFIPGGVVPGILLLKPDFPENKEDWPFFWGENEVTIGGCAQYVVLSGAVNQLGQHN